The Streptomyces europaeiscabiei genome window below encodes:
- a CDS encoding aminopeptidase P family protein, protein MSEVYAARRARLRERCHSGGSATALVTRPANVRYLAGAAPQGAVLLLGRSEDVLLCGTPPSGEIGEGRPDEAVRIQVLPGPGGDAAVAAADLVTALGAESLGVEEHHLTVGRHRAIRSVAPRLRLADLGGAVEQLRVIKDEEEIACLRIGAEIADQALGELLESILVGRTERHLALELERRLVDHGADGPAFATSVAAGPNSGRPGHIPTDRRVEEGDFLSVCLGATYRGYRCEIGRTFVIGTSPADWQIELYDLVFAAQRAGREALAPGAAYRAVDRAARQVLDSAGYGDGLPVRMGHGVGLEIHEDPQLAPAAMGKLDACVPVTVEPGVHLPGRGGVRIDDTLVVRPEADGGPELLTITTKELLAL, encoded by the coding sequence ATGTCAGAGGTGTACGCGGCCCGCCGCGCTCGACTGAGAGAACGCTGCCACTCCGGCGGCAGCGCCACCGCACTTGTCACCCGCCCGGCCAACGTGCGCTATCTCGCGGGCGCGGCACCGCAGGGCGCGGTGCTGCTGCTCGGGAGGAGCGAGGACGTCCTGCTCTGTGGCACACCGCCGAGCGGCGAGATCGGCGAGGGCCGGCCCGACGAGGCGGTACGTATCCAGGTGCTGCCCGGACCCGGCGGCGACGCGGCGGTCGCGGCCGCCGATCTGGTCACGGCCCTGGGCGCCGAGTCGCTCGGGGTGGAGGAACACCACCTCACCGTGGGCCGGCACCGCGCGATCCGCTCGGTCGCGCCCCGGCTGCGGCTCGCCGACCTCGGGGGCGCGGTCGAGCAGCTGAGAGTGATCAAGGACGAGGAGGAGATCGCCTGTCTGCGGATCGGCGCGGAGATCGCCGACCAGGCGCTGGGCGAACTGCTCGAATCGATCCTCGTCGGCCGCACCGAGCGCCACCTCGCCCTGGAACTGGAGCGCCGCCTCGTCGACCACGGCGCCGACGGCCCGGCCTTCGCCACCTCCGTCGCCGCCGGCCCGAACTCCGGCCGCCCCGGTCACATCCCCACCGACCGCCGGGTCGAGGAGGGCGACTTCCTCTCCGTCTGCCTCGGCGCGACCTACCGCGGCTACCGCTGTGAGATCGGCCGTACGTTCGTGATCGGCACCTCGCCGGCGGACTGGCAGATCGAGCTGTACGACCTGGTCTTCGCAGCCCAGCGCGCCGGACGGGAGGCGTTGGCACCCGGTGCGGCCTACCGTGCCGTGGACCGCGCGGCCCGCCAGGTCCTGGACTCCGCGGGGTACGGTGACGGCCTTCCGGTGCGGATGGGCCACGGGGTCGGACTCGAAATCCACGAGGACCCGCAGTTGGCCCCCGCGGCCATGGGTAAACTGGACGCTTGCGTGCCGGTCACCGTCGAACCGGGGGTTCACCTCCCGGGCCGGGGCGGCGTCCGGATCGATGACACGCTCGTCGTACGCCCCGAGGCGGACGGCGGACCCGAGCTACTCACCATCACGACCAAGGAGCTGCTCGCGCTCTAG
- the carB gene encoding carbamoyl-phosphate synthase large subunit, which produces MPKRTDIQSVLVIGSGPIVIGQAAEFDYSGTQACRILRAEGLRVILVNSNPATIMTDPEIADATYVEPITPEFVEKIIAKERPDTLLPTLGGQTALNTAISLHEAGTLEKYGVELIGANVEAINKGEDRDLFKDVVEAVRAKIGHGESARSVICHSMDDVLGGVETLGGYPVVVRPSFTMGGAGSGFAHDEEELRRIAGQGLTLSPTTEVLLEESILGWKEYELELMRDKNDNVVVVCSIENFDPMGVHTGDSITVAPAMTLTDREYQILRDIGIAVIREVGVDTGGCNIQFAVNPEDGRVIVIEMNPRVSRSSALASKATGFPIAKIAAKLAVGYTLDEIPNDITEQTPASFEPTLDYVVVKAPRFAFEKFPSADSSLTTTMKSVGEAMAIGRNFTEALQKALRSLEKKGSQFTFVGEPGDKALLLEEAVRPTDGRINTVMQAIRAGATPEEVFEYTKIDPWFVDQLFLIKEIADELAQADKLDPDLLAEAKRHGFSDQQIAEIRGLREDVVREVRHALGVRPVYKTVDTCAAEFAAKTPYFYSSYDEETEVASREKPAVIILGSGPNRIGQGIEFDYSCVHASFALSDAGYETVMVNCNPETVSTDYDTSDRLYFEPLTLEDVLEIVHAESLAGPIAGVVVQLGGQTPLGLAQALKDNGVPIVGTPPEAIHAAEDRGAFGQVLAEAGLPAPKHGTATTFVGAKAIADEIGYPVLVRPSYVLGGRGMEIVYDEARLESYIAESTEISPSRPVLVDRFLDDAIEIDVDALYDGHELYLGGVMEHIEEAGIHSGDSACALPPITLGGFDIKRLRASTEAIAKGVGVRGLINIQFAMAGDILYVLEANPRASRTVPFTSKATAVPLAKAAARISLGATIAELRAEGLLPANGDGGELPFDAPISVKEAVMPWSRFRDIHGRGVDTILGPEMRSTGEVMGIDSVFGTAYAKSQAGAYGPLPTKGRAFISVANRDKRSMIFPARELVAHGFELLATSGTAEVLKRNGINATVVRKQSEGTGPNGEKTIVQLIHDGEVDLIVNTPYGTGGRLDGYDIRTAAVARSVPCLTTVQALAAAVQGIDALNRGDVGVRSLQEHAEHLTAARD; this is translated from the coding sequence GTGCCTAAGCGCACCGATATCCAGTCCGTCCTGGTCATCGGCTCCGGCCCGATCGTCATCGGCCAGGCCGCCGAGTTCGACTACTCCGGCACCCAGGCGTGCCGCATCCTGCGCGCCGAGGGTCTGCGCGTGATCCTCGTCAACTCCAACCCGGCGACGATCATGACCGACCCGGAGATCGCCGACGCCACGTACGTCGAGCCGATCACCCCCGAGTTCGTCGAGAAGATCATCGCCAAGGAGCGCCCGGACACCCTGCTGCCGACCCTCGGCGGTCAGACGGCCCTCAACACGGCCATCTCGCTGCACGAGGCCGGGACGCTGGAGAAGTACGGCGTCGAGCTGATCGGCGCCAACGTCGAGGCCATCAACAAGGGCGAGGACCGCGACCTCTTCAAGGACGTCGTCGAGGCCGTCCGCGCCAAGATCGGGCACGGCGAGTCCGCCCGCTCGGTCATCTGTCACTCCATGGACGACGTACTGGGGGGCGTCGAGACGCTCGGCGGCTACCCCGTCGTCGTGCGCCCCTCCTTCACCATGGGCGGCGCCGGCTCCGGCTTCGCGCACGACGAGGAGGAGCTGCGTCGCATCGCCGGCCAGGGCCTCACCCTCTCGCCGACCACCGAGGTGCTCCTGGAGGAGTCCATCCTCGGCTGGAAGGAGTACGAGCTGGAGCTGATGCGCGACAAGAACGACAACGTCGTGGTCGTCTGCTCCATCGAGAACTTCGACCCCATGGGCGTGCACACCGGCGACTCGATCACGGTCGCGCCTGCGATGACCCTGACCGACCGCGAGTACCAGATCCTGCGGGACATCGGCATCGCCGTCATCCGCGAGGTCGGCGTCGACACCGGCGGCTGCAACATCCAGTTCGCGGTGAACCCCGAGGACGGCCGGGTGATCGTCATCGAGATGAACCCGCGTGTGTCGCGGTCCTCGGCGCTCGCCTCCAAGGCGACCGGTTTCCCCATCGCCAAGATCGCGGCCAAGCTGGCCGTCGGCTACACGCTCGACGAGATCCCCAACGACATCACCGAGCAGACCCCGGCCTCCTTCGAACCGACGCTCGACTACGTCGTCGTGAAGGCCCCCCGCTTCGCCTTCGAGAAGTTCCCGTCCGCCGACTCATCCCTGACCACGACCATGAAGTCGGTCGGCGAGGCCATGGCGATCGGCCGCAACTTCACCGAGGCGCTGCAGAAGGCGCTCCGGTCGCTGGAGAAGAAGGGCAGCCAGTTCACGTTCGTCGGCGAGCCCGGCGACAAGGCCCTCCTCCTCGAAGAGGCCGTCCGGCCGACCGACGGCCGCATCAACACCGTCATGCAGGCCATCCGCGCGGGCGCCACGCCCGAGGAGGTCTTCGAGTACACGAAGATCGACCCGTGGTTCGTCGACCAGCTCTTCCTGATCAAGGAGATCGCGGACGAACTGGCCCAGGCCGACAAGCTCGACCCGGATCTGCTGGCGGAGGCCAAGCGGCACGGCTTCTCCGACCAGCAGATCGCCGAGATCCGCGGGCTGCGCGAGGACGTCGTGCGCGAGGTCCGGCACGCGCTGGGCGTACGCCCGGTGTACAAGACGGTCGACACGTGCGCCGCCGAGTTCGCCGCGAAGACGCCGTACTTCTACTCCTCGTACGACGAGGAGACCGAGGTGGCCTCGCGCGAGAAGCCCGCCGTGATCATCCTCGGCTCGGGCCCGAACCGCATCGGCCAGGGCATCGAGTTCGACTACTCCTGCGTCCACGCCTCCTTCGCGCTGAGCGACGCGGGCTACGAGACCGTGATGGTCAACTGCAACCCGGAGACCGTCTCCACGGACTACGACACCTCCGACCGTCTGTACTTCGAGCCGCTGACCCTCGAGGACGTGCTGGAGATCGTCCACGCCGAGTCGCTGGCCGGTCCGATCGCGGGTGTCGTCGTCCAGCTCGGCGGCCAGACCCCGCTGGGCCTGGCGCAGGCGCTCAAGGACAACGGCGTACCGATCGTCGGCACGCCCCCGGAGGCCATCCACGCCGCCGAGGACCGCGGTGCCTTCGGCCAGGTGCTCGCCGAGGCCGGCCTGCCCGCGCCGAAGCACGGCACCGCGACCACCTTCGTCGGCGCCAAGGCCATCGCCGACGAGATCGGCTACCCGGTCCTCGTCCGCCCGTCGTACGTGCTCGGCGGGCGCGGCATGGAGATCGTGTACGACGAGGCCCGCCTGGAGTCGTACATCGCCGAGTCGACCGAGATCAGCCCCTCCCGGCCGGTCCTCGTGGACCGCTTCCTCGACGACGCGATCGAGATCGACGTCGACGCCCTCTACGACGGCCACGAGCTGTACCTCGGCGGCGTCATGGAGCACATCGAGGAGGCCGGCATCCACTCCGGCGACTCGGCGTGCGCCCTGCCCCCGATCACCCTCGGCGGCTTCGACATCAAGCGCCTGCGGGCCTCCACCGAGGCCATCGCCAAGGGCGTCGGCGTGCGCGGCCTGATCAACATCCAGTTCGCGATGGCCGGGGACATCCTCTACGTCCTCGAAGCCAACCCGCGCGCCTCCCGCACGGTCCCCTTCACCTCGAAGGCGACCGCGGTGCCGCTGGCCAAGGCCGCCGCCCGGATCTCGCTCGGCGCGACCATCGCCGAACTGCGGGCGGAGGGGCTGCTTCCGGCCAACGGCGACGGCGGGGAGCTGCCGTTCGACGCGCCGATCTCCGTCAAGGAGGCCGTCATGCCGTGGTCGCGCTTCCGCGACATCCACGGGCGTGGCGTCGACACGATCCTCGGCCCGGAGATGCGCTCCACCGGCGAGGTCATGGGCATCGACTCCGTCTTCGGCACGGCGTACGCCAAGTCGCAGGCCGGCGCGTACGGGCCGCTGCCCACCAAGGGGCGCGCGTTCATCTCGGTCGCCAACCGTGACAAGCGTTCGATGATCTTCCCGGCGCGTGAGCTGGTCGCCCACGGCTTCGAACTGCTCGCCACGTCCGGCACGGCCGAGGTGCTCAAGCGCAACGGCATCAATGCCACCGTCGTCCGCAAGCAGTCCGAGGGCACCGGCCCGAACGGCGAGAAGACCATCGTCCAGCTCATCCACGACGGCGAGGTCGACCTCATCGTCAACACCCCGTACGGCACCGGCGGCCGTCTCGACGGCTACGACATCCGTACGGCGGCCGTGGCCCGGTCCGTGCCGTGCCTGACGACGGTCCAGGCGCTCGCCGCGGCCGTCCAGGGCATCGACGCGCTCAACCGCGGCGACGTGGGCGTCCGCTCACTCCAGGAACACGCAGAACACCTGACCGCGGCCCGCGACTAG
- a CDS encoding dihydroorotase, whose amino-acid sequence MSKILIRGAKVLGGEEQDVLIDGGTITEVGVGLSAEGAEVVEADGKVLLPGLVDLHTHLREPGREDSETVLTGTRAAASGGFTAVFAMANTFPVADTAGVVEQVYRLGQEHGYCDVQPIGAVTVGLEGRKLAELGAMHESAAGVTVFSDDGKCVDDAVMMRRALEYVKAFGGVVAQHAQEPRLTEGAQMNEGVVSAELGLGGWPAVAEESIIARDVLLAEHVGSRVHICHLSTAGSVEIVRWAKSRGIDVTAEVTPHHLLLTDELVRSYNPVYKVNPPLRTERDVLALREALADGTIDIVATDHAPHPHEDKDCEWGAAAMGMVGLETALSVVQETMVETGLLDWAGVADRMSFKPARIGRAAGHGRPVSAGEPANLTLVDTAYRGSVDPAGFASRSRNTPYEGRELPGRVTHTWLRGKATLVDGKLT is encoded by the coding sequence ATGAGCAAGATCCTTATCCGTGGTGCGAAGGTGCTGGGCGGCGAGGAGCAGGACGTCCTGATCGACGGCGGGACCATCACCGAGGTGGGCGTCGGCCTGTCCGCCGAGGGTGCCGAGGTCGTCGAGGCCGACGGCAAGGTGCTCCTCCCGGGCCTGGTCGACCTCCACACCCACCTGCGGGAGCCCGGCCGCGAGGACTCCGAGACCGTGCTCACCGGCACGCGCGCGGCGGCCTCCGGCGGCTTCACGGCCGTCTTCGCCATGGCCAACACCTTCCCGGTCGCCGACACCGCCGGTGTGGTCGAGCAGGTCTACCGGCTCGGCCAGGAGCACGGCTACTGCGACGTGCAGCCCATCGGGGCCGTCACCGTCGGCCTGGAGGGCAGGAAACTCGCCGAGCTGGGCGCGATGCACGAGTCTGCCGCCGGGGTCACCGTCTTCTCGGACGACGGCAAGTGCGTGGACGACGCCGTGATGATGCGCCGGGCCCTGGAGTACGTGAAGGCCTTCGGCGGGGTCGTCGCCCAGCACGCGCAGGAGCCGCGGCTGACCGAGGGCGCCCAGATGAACGAGGGCGTCGTCTCCGCCGAGCTGGGCCTCGGCGGCTGGCCCGCGGTGGCCGAGGAATCGATCATCGCCCGGGACGTCCTGCTCGCCGAGCACGTCGGCTCCCGGGTCCACATCTGCCACCTCTCCACCGCCGGGTCCGTCGAGATCGTCCGCTGGGCCAAGTCCCGCGGCATCGACGTCACCGCCGAGGTCACCCCGCACCACCTCCTGCTCACCGACGAGCTGGTGCGCTCCTACAACCCGGTCTACAAGGTCAACCCGCCGCTGCGCACCGAGCGCGACGTGCTGGCCCTGCGCGAGGCGCTCGCCGACGGCACGATCGACATCGTCGCCACCGACCACGCCCCGCACCCGCACGAGGACAAGGACTGCGAGTGGGGCGCGGCCGCCATGGGCATGGTCGGCCTGGAGACCGCGCTGTCGGTGGTCCAGGAGACGATGGTCGAGACCGGTCTGCTCGACTGGGCGGGCGTCGCGGACCGCATGTCCTTCAAGCCGGCCAGGATCGGCAGGGCGGCCGGACACGGACGTCCCGTCTCGGCAGGTGAGCCCGCCAACCTCACGCTCGTCGACACGGCATACCGTGGGTCGGTGGATCCCGCGGGCTTCGCCTCGCGCAGCCGCAACACCCCCTACGAGGGCCGCGAGCTGCCGGGCCGTGTCACGCACACGTGGCTGCGGGGCAAGGCCACGCTCGTCGACGGGAAGCTCACGTGA
- a CDS encoding aspartate carbamoyltransferase catalytic subunit: protein MQRHLISAADLTRDDAVLILDTAEEMARVADRPIKKLPTLRGRTVVNLFFEDSTRTRISFEAAEKRLSADVINFSAKGSSVSKGESLKDTAQTLEAMGVDAVVIRHGASGAPYRLATSGWIDAAVINAGDGTHQHPTQALLDAFTMRRRLVGRDAGLGQDLSGKRITIVGDVLHSRVARSNVDLLHTLGAQVTLVAPPTLVPVGAETWPCDISYDLDSTLAKSDAVMMLRVQRERMNAAFFPTEREYSRRYGLDGDRMARMPEHAIVMHPGPMVRGMEITAEVADSDRCTVVEQVANGVSIRMAVLYLLLGGNEPAVTHPSPTTTLSTRRFAPTSEFRTTEEK, encoded by the coding sequence ATGCAGCGTCATCTCATCTCGGCCGCCGACCTCACCCGCGACGACGCCGTCCTGATCCTCGACACCGCCGAGGAGATGGCCCGGGTCGCGGACCGGCCGATCAAGAAACTGCCGACCCTGCGCGGCCGTACCGTCGTCAACCTCTTCTTCGAGGACTCGACGCGGACCCGGATCTCCTTCGAGGCCGCCGAGAAGCGCCTCTCCGCCGACGTCATCAACTTCTCCGCCAAGGGGTCGAGCGTGTCGAAGGGCGAGTCCCTCAAGGACACCGCCCAGACCCTCGAAGCCATGGGCGTGGACGCCGTCGTCATCCGCCACGGCGCCTCCGGGGCCCCGTACCGCCTGGCGACCTCCGGCTGGATCGACGCCGCCGTGATCAACGCGGGCGACGGCACCCACCAGCACCCCACCCAGGCCCTGCTCGATGCCTTCACCATGCGCCGCCGCCTCGTCGGCCGGGACGCCGGGCTGGGCCAGGACCTGTCCGGCAAGCGCATCACGATCGTCGGCGACGTGCTGCACAGCCGCGTCGCCCGCTCCAACGTCGACCTGCTGCACACCCTCGGCGCCCAGGTCACCCTCGTCGCCCCGCCCACCCTGGTGCCGGTCGGCGCCGAGACCTGGCCCTGCGACATCTCGTACGACCTCGACAGCACGCTCGCCAAGTCCGACGCGGTGATGATGCTGCGCGTCCAGCGGGAGCGGATGAACGCCGCGTTCTTCCCCACCGAGCGCGAGTACTCGCGGCGCTACGGCCTCGACGGCGACCGCATGGCGCGGATGCCCGAGCACGCCATCGTGATGCACCCCGGCCCGATGGTCCGCGGCATGGAGATCACCGCCGAGGTCGCCGACTCCGACCGCTGCACCGTCGTCGAGCAGGTCGCCAACGGCGTCTCCATCCGGATGGCCGTGCTGTACCTGCTGCTGGGCGGCAACGAGCCCGCCGTCACCCACCCGTCGCCCACCACCACCCTTTCGACGAGGCGCTTCGCGCCCACCTCCGAATTCCGCACCACCGAGGAGAAGTAA
- the carA gene encoding glutamine-hydrolyzing carbamoyl-phosphate synthase small subunit produces MTTSTRGATRVPAVLVLEDGRIFRGRAYGAVGVTFGEAVFSTGMTGYQETLTDPSYHRQVVVMTAPHIGNTGINDEDPESGRIWVSGYVVRDPARVPSNWRSRRSLDEELAQQGVVGISGIDTRALTRHLRERGAMRVGIFSGNALPDDGTMLTEVRQAPEMKGANLSAEVATKETYVVPAIGTKKFTVAAVDLGIKGMTPHRMAERGIEVHVLPATATVEDVYAVNPDGVFFSNGPGDPATADHPVSVMRAVLERSTPLFGICFGNQILGRALGFGTYKLKYGHRGINQPVQDRTTGKVEVTAHNHGFAVDAPLDQVSETPYGRAEVSHVCLNDNVVEGLQLLDRPAFSVQYHPEAAAGPHDAAYLFDRFVSLMEGQRA; encoded by the coding sequence ATGACGACCTCCACCCGGGGAGCCACCAGGGTTCCCGCCGTACTCGTCCTGGAGGACGGCCGGATCTTCCGCGGCCGCGCCTACGGGGCCGTGGGGGTGACCTTCGGCGAAGCCGTGTTCTCCACCGGGATGACCGGCTACCAGGAGACCCTCACCGACCCGTCGTACCACCGCCAGGTCGTCGTCATGACCGCCCCGCACATCGGCAACACGGGAATCAACGACGAGGACCCCGAGTCCGGAAGGATCTGGGTCTCCGGGTACGTCGTACGCGACCCCGCGCGCGTGCCCTCCAACTGGCGCTCCCGGCGCTCGCTGGACGAGGAACTGGCGCAGCAGGGGGTCGTCGGCATCAGCGGCATCGACACCCGGGCCCTCACCCGCCATCTGCGCGAGCGCGGCGCCATGCGCGTCGGCATCTTCTCCGGCAACGCGCTGCCCGACGACGGCACCATGCTCACCGAGGTCCGCCAGGCCCCCGAGATGAAGGGCGCGAACCTCTCCGCCGAGGTCGCCACCAAGGAGACGTACGTCGTCCCGGCGATCGGCACCAAGAAGTTCACCGTCGCCGCCGTCGACCTCGGCATCAAGGGCATGACCCCGCACCGCATGGCCGAGCGGGGCATAGAGGTGCACGTGCTCCCGGCCACGGCGACGGTCGAGGACGTGTACGCCGTGAACCCCGACGGCGTGTTCTTCTCCAACGGTCCGGGCGACCCGGCCACCGCCGACCACCCCGTCTCCGTCATGCGGGCCGTCCTGGAGCGTTCCACCCCGCTCTTCGGCATCTGCTTCGGCAACCAGATCCTGGGCCGAGCGCTCGGCTTCGGCACCTACAAGCTGAAGTACGGCCACCGCGGCATCAACCAGCCGGTGCAGGACCGTACGACCGGCAAGGTCGAGGTCACCGCGCACAACCACGGCTTCGCCGTCGACGCCCCGCTCGACCAGGTCTCCGAGACGCCCTACGGCCGCGCCGAGGTCTCCCACGTGTGCCTCAACGACAACGTGGTCGAGGGGCTCCAGCTCCTGGACCGCCCCGCCTTCAGCGTCCAGTACCACCCCGAAGCGGCAGCGGGCCCGCACGACGCCGCCTACCTGTTCGACCGCTTCGTATCCCTGATGGAGGGCCAGCGTGCCTAA
- the pyrR gene encoding bifunctional pyr operon transcriptional regulator/uracil phosphoribosyltransferase PyrR produces the protein MDSQEIPQEDPRQDAQQDAQASDARPVLEGPDIARVLTRIAHEIVERAKGADDVVLLGIPTRGVFLAQRLAAKLEEITDRKIPVGSLDITMYRDDLRMHPPRALARTEIPGDGIDGRLVVLVDDVLFSGRTIRAALDALNDIGRPRAVQLAVLVDRGHRELPIRADYVGKNLPTSLRETVKVQLAEEDGRDTVLLGAKRTARQ, from the coding sequence ATGGACTCGCAAGAAATTCCGCAAGAAGACCCGCGACAGGATGCGCAACAGGATGCGCAGGCGTCCGATGCCAGGCCCGTTCTCGAAGGCCCCGACATCGCCCGAGTGCTGACCCGCATCGCCCACGAGATCGTCGAACGCGCCAAGGGCGCCGACGACGTGGTGCTCCTCGGCATTCCGACCCGGGGCGTCTTCCTCGCCCAGCGGCTCGCCGCCAAGCTCGAAGAGATCACCGACCGCAAGATCCCGGTCGGCTCGCTCGACATCACCATGTACCGCGACGACCTGCGCATGCACCCCCCGCGTGCGCTGGCCCGCACCGAGATCCCCGGTGACGGCATCGACGGCCGCCTGGTCGTCCTCGTCGACGACGTGCTCTTCTCCGGCCGGACGATCCGCGCGGCGCTCGACGCGCTGAACGACATCGGCCGCCCGCGCGCCGTCCAGCTCGCGGTCCTCGTCGACCGGGGCCACCGCGAACTGCCCATCCGCGCCGACTACGTCGGCAAGAACCTCCCCACGTCGCTGCGGGAGACGGTCAAGGTCCAGCTCGCCGAGGAAGACGGTCGGGACACCGTTCTGCTCGGTGCGAAGCGGACCGCCCGGCAGTAG
- the nusB gene encoding transcription antitermination factor NusB, protein MAARNTARKRAFQILFEGDQRGADVLTVLADWIRHAHNDTRQPPVSEYTMQLVEGYSEHAKRIDELIAQYSVGWTLDRMPVVDRNILRLGAYELIWVDATPDAVVLDEMVQLAKEFSTDDSPSFVNGLLGRLKDLKPSLRREGE, encoded by the coding sequence GTGGCTGCCCGCAACACGGCCCGCAAGCGCGCCTTCCAGATCCTCTTCGAGGGCGACCAGCGCGGAGCCGACGTCCTGACCGTCCTCGCGGACTGGATCCGGCACGCTCACAACGACACCCGGCAACCCCCGGTCAGCGAGTACACCATGCAGCTGGTCGAGGGGTACTCGGAGCACGCCAAGCGCATCGACGAGTTGATCGCGCAGTACTCGGTGGGGTGGACGCTCGACCGGATGCCGGTCGTGGACCGCAACATCCTGCGGCTCGGGGCGTACGAGCTGATCTGGGTCGACGCGACTCCCGACGCGGTGGTGCTGGACGAGATGGTGCAGCTGGCGAAGGAGTTCTCCACGGACGACTCGCCGTCCTTCGTGAACGGTCTGCTGGGCCGTCTGAAGGACCTGAAGCCTTCGCTCCGCCGAGAGGGCGAGTAG
- the efp gene encoding elongation factor P: MASTNDLKNGLVLKLDGGQLWSVVEFQHVKPGKGPAFVRTKLKNVLSGKVVDKTFNAGVKVETATVDKRDMQFSYMDGEYFVFMDMETYDQLMVDRKAVGDAANFLIEGFTATVAQHEGEVLFVELPAAVELVIQETEPGVQGDRSTGGTKPATLETGHQIQVPLFITTGEKIKVDTRTSDYLGRVNS; the protein is encoded by the coding sequence GTGGCTTCCACGAACGACCTCAAGAACGGCCTGGTGCTCAAGCTCGACGGGGGCCAGCTCTGGTCCGTCGTCGAGTTCCAGCACGTCAAGCCCGGCAAGGGCCCGGCCTTCGTGCGCACCAAGCTCAAGAACGTGCTCTCCGGCAAGGTCGTCGACAAGACGTTCAACGCCGGCGTCAAGGTCGAGACGGCCACTGTCGACAAGCGCGACATGCAGTTCTCCTACATGGACGGCGAGTACTTCGTCTTCATGGACATGGAGACCTACGACCAGCTCATGGTCGACCGCAAGGCCGTCGGCGACGCCGCCAACTTCCTGATCGAGGGCTTCACCGCCACCGTCGCGCAGCACGAGGGCGAGGTGCTCTTCGTCGAGCTGCCGGCCGCCGTCGAGCTCGTGATCCAGGAGACCGAGCCGGGTGTCCAGGGCGACCGCTCCACCGGTGGCACCAAGCCCGCCACCCTGGAGACCGGCCACCAGATCCAGGTGCCGCTCTTCATCACCACCGGAGAGAAGATCAAGGTCGACACCCGCACGAGCGACTACCTCGGCCGGGTGAACAGCTAA
- a CDS encoding PH-like domain-containing protein — MTPVILLAAEKESAEVTDWAARIGWVVGLALFVALVYWLMREGWKWRGTLQSDLPALSTRPSPTTTLNGDGKPPLSGMPDEPGEARLGMSGRYHGSTTAGQWLDRIVAHGLGTRSRVELTLTDAGLDVVRPGATDFFVPVEALREARLDKGIAGKVLTEGGLLVVTWEHGGRLLDSGFRSDRAAEHNEWVATLNQMINKTETEGAR; from the coding sequence GTGACACCTGTAATTCTGCTGGCCGCGGAGAAGGAATCGGCCGAGGTCACCGACTGGGCCGCGCGCATCGGCTGGGTCGTCGGACTCGCCCTCTTCGTCGCGCTCGTCTACTGGCTGATGCGCGAGGGCTGGAAGTGGCGCGGCACGCTCCAGAGCGACCTGCCCGCCCTCTCCACCCGCCCGTCGCCCACCACCACCCTCAACGGAGACGGCAAGCCGCCGCTGTCTGGAATGCCGGACGAGCCCGGTGAGGCGAGACTGGGCATGAGCGGCCGCTACCACGGCTCCACCACCGCCGGGCAGTGGCTGGACCGGATCGTGGCGCACGGCCTGGGCACCCGCAGCAGGGTCGAGCTGACGCTGACGGACGCGGGCCTGGACGTCGTACGCCCGGGAGCGACGGACTTCTTCGTCCCCGTCGAGGCCCTGCGCGAGGCCCGGCTCGACAAGGGCATCGCCGGCAAGGTCCTTACCGAGGGCGGGCTGCTGGTCGTCACCTGGGAGCACGGCGGCAGGCTGCTGGACTCCGGATTCCGCTCCGACCGCGCGGCCGAGCACAACGAGTGGGTCGCGACCCTGAACCAGATGATCAACAAGACGGAAACGGAAGGCGCACGATGA
- the bldD gene encoding transcriptional regulator BldD, with protein sequence MSSEYAKQLGAKLRAIRTQQGLSLHGVEEKSQGRWKAVVVGSYERGDRAVTVQRLAELADFYGVPVQELLPGTTPGGAAEPPPKLVLDLERLAHVPAEKAGPLQRYAATIQSQRGDYNGKVLSIRQDDLRTLAVIYDQSPSVLTEQLISWGVLDADARRAVSHEDG encoded by the coding sequence ATGTCCAGCGAATACGCCAAACAGCTCGGGGCCAAGCTCCGGGCCATCCGCACCCAGCAGGGCCTTTCCCTCCACGGTGTCGAGGAGAAGTCCCAGGGACGCTGGAAGGCGGTCGTGGTCGGTTCGTACGAGCGCGGAGACCGCGCCGTCACCGTGCAGCGCCTCGCGGAGCTGGCGGACTTCTACGGGGTCCCCGTGCAGGAACTGCTTCCTGGTACGACCCCTGGTGGCGCCGCCGAGCCGCCGCCGAAGCTCGTCCTGGACCTTGAGCGCCTGGCCCACGTGCCGGCCGAGAAGGCGGGCCCGCTGCAGCGTTACGCGGCGACGATCCAGTCCCAGCGCGGTGACTACAACGGCAAGGTGCTCTCGATCCGCCAGGACGACCTGCGCACACTCGCCGTCATCTACGACCAGTCCCCCTCGGTCCTCACCGAGCAGCTGATCAGCTGGGGCGTCCTCGACGCCGACGCGCGTCGCGCCGTCTCCCACGAGGACGGCTGA